From Streptomyces sp. Edi4, one genomic window encodes:
- a CDS encoding YIP1 family protein, which translates to MAGFRMGRGGRDTNRPPRQPRQQGQQQAPAQQWPGAQQQPQYGYGQGQGQQRPHGYGQGQPPRYGDEGPPYGNERPPYGNEQPRHQRPPHPQQEEPEYFGDPYYPGQGGPQGYPPDQDPYANNPGHTQAFSIGEDPYGDGATYRAGAVAAPPSGPRLHWKELLSGIVTRPGPTFWQMRDHPVWGPALIVTFLYGMLAIFGFDKAREDVISTKLGTAVPVVLMTGVVFVVGGLILGAVTHTMARQLGGDGAWQPTVGLSMLIMCLTDAPRLLLAVFLGGDNGVVQVLGWATWLAAGALFTSMVSKSHDLPWPKALGASAIQLVGLLSLIKLGTI; encoded by the coding sequence GTGGCTGGATTCAGGATGGGACGCGGCGGCCGGGACACCAACCGCCCCCCGCGGCAACCGCGACAGCAAGGGCAGCAGCAGGCGCCGGCACAGCAGTGGCCGGGCGCCCAGCAGCAGCCGCAGTACGGGTACGGGCAGGGGCAAGGACAGCAGCGACCTCACGGGTACGGACAGGGGCAGCCGCCGCGCTACGGCGACGAGGGGCCGCCGTACGGAAATGAGCGGCCACCGTACGGAAACGAGCAGCCGCGCCACCAGCGGCCGCCGCACCCCCAGCAGGAGGAGCCGGAGTACTTCGGCGACCCCTACTACCCCGGCCAGGGCGGCCCCCAGGGCTACCCCCCGGATCAGGACCCGTACGCGAACAACCCGGGCCACACCCAGGCGTTCAGCATCGGTGAGGACCCCTACGGCGACGGCGCCACCTACCGCGCGGGCGCGGTCGCGGCCCCGCCGAGCGGCCCCCGTCTGCACTGGAAGGAGCTCCTGTCCGGCATCGTGACGCGGCCGGGGCCGACGTTCTGGCAGATGCGGGACCACCCGGTGTGGGGCCCCGCGCTGATCGTCACGTTCCTCTACGGCATGCTGGCGATCTTCGGCTTCGACAAGGCCCGCGAGGACGTCATCAGCACCAAGCTGGGCACGGCCGTCCCAGTGGTCCTCATGACCGGCGTCGTGTTCGTGGTGGGCGGCCTGATCCTGGGCGCGGTGACGCACACGATGGCCCGCCAGCTCGGCGGCGACGGCGCGTGGCAGCCGACGGTCGGCCTCTCCATGCTGATCATGTGCCTCACCGACGCGCCGCGTCTGCTGCTCGCGGTGTTCCTCGGCGGCGACAACGGCGTGGTGCAGGTCCTGGGCTGGGCGACCTGGCTCGCGGCGGGCGCCCTGTTCACGTCGATGGTGAGCAAGTCCCACGACCTGCCCTGGCCCAAGGCGCTCGGCGCGTCCGCGATCCAGCTGGTGGGGCTGCTCTCGCTGATCAAGCTCGGCACGATCTAG
- a CDS encoding phosphoribosyltransferase produces the protein MSDQNDVRENLTYEKFGGAIRELAQTIADDGYEPDIVVSIARGGVFVAGGLAYALDCKNIHLVNVEFYTGVGTTLEMPVMLAPVPNAIDFSGKKVLITDDVADTGKTLKLVHDFCVEHVAEVRSAVIYEKSHSLVKCEYVWKRTDDWINFPWSVEPPVVRREGQVLDA, from the coding sequence ATGAGCGACCAGAACGACGTACGCGAGAACCTGACCTACGAGAAGTTCGGCGGGGCCATCCGCGAGCTCGCGCAGACCATCGCCGACGACGGGTACGAGCCCGACATCGTGGTCTCCATCGCGCGCGGCGGTGTCTTCGTCGCCGGTGGTCTCGCCTACGCGCTGGACTGCAAGAACATCCACCTGGTGAACGTCGAGTTCTACACCGGTGTGGGCACCACCCTGGAGATGCCGGTCATGCTGGCGCCCGTGCCCAACGCCATCGACTTCTCCGGCAAGAAGGTGCTGATCACCGACGACGTCGCCGACACCGGCAAGACGCTCAAGCTCGTCCACGACTTCTGCGTCGAGCACGTCGCCGAGGTCCGCAGCGCCGTCATCTACGAGAAGTCCCACTCGCTGGTGAAGTGCGAGTACGTCTGGAAGCGCACCGACGACTGGATCAACTTCCCCTGGTCCGTCGAGCCGCCCGTCGTGCGGCGCGAGGGCCAGGTGCTCGACGCCTGA
- the dcd gene encoding dCTP deaminase: protein MLLSDKDIRAEIDSGRVRIDPYDESMVQPSSIDVRLDRFFRVFENHRYPHIDPAVEQADLTRLVEPDGDEAFILHPGEFVLASTYEVISLPDDLASRLEGKSSLGRLGLVTHSTAGFIDPGFSGHVTLELSNVATLPIKLWPGMKIGQLCLFRLSSSAEEPYGSERYGSRYQGQRGPTASRSFLNFHRTQV from the coding sequence GTGCTTCTCTCAGACAAGGACATCCGGGCCGAGATCGACTCCGGGCGGGTACGGATCGATCCCTACGACGAATCCATGGTGCAACCGTCCAGCATCGACGTGCGCCTCGACCGCTTCTTCCGGGTGTTCGAGAACCACCGCTACCCGCACATCGACCCGGCGGTCGAGCAGGCCGACCTCACCCGGCTCGTGGAGCCCGACGGTGACGAGGCGTTCATCCTGCACCCCGGCGAGTTCGTGCTCGCCTCGACGTACGAGGTCATCTCGCTCCCCGACGACCTCGCCAGCCGTCTGGAGGGCAAGAGCTCGCTGGGCCGGCTCGGGCTCGTCACGCACTCCACCGCCGGGTTCATCGACCCCGGCTTCTCGGGGCACGTCACCCTTGAGCTCTCCAACGTCGCCACGCTGCCCATCAAGCTGTGGCCGGGGATGAAGATCGGGCAGCTGTGCCTGTTCCGGCTGAGCTCGTCGGCCGAGGAGCCGTACGGCTCCGAGCGGTACGGCTCGCGTTACCAGGGCCAGCGCGGGCCGACCGCCTCGCGGTCCTTCCTCAATTTCCATCGGACCCAGGTGTGA
- a CDS encoding (Fe-S)-binding protein: MQLAAIIVSLVLIAVGVALFGRAIVQIYRFVRLGQNVPAGTRTGDPTQRTITVVKEFLGHTRMNKWGIVGVAHWFVAVGFFSLLLTIVNAIGQLFQADWILPVIGDWPPYNMFVEFLGTMTTLGILTLIAIRQLNRPGRPGRKSRFAGSNTGQAYFVEAVILIVGVCIFTLHALEGAQHHVDSYEASFFVSYPVVAWFRGMDLSTLQNLTYFFAGLKIATSFIWMITVALKTDMGVAWHRFLAFPNIFFKRESDGGVALGALQPMASNGVLVDFEDPGEDDVYGVSQIEHFSWKGILDFSTCTECGRCQSQCPAWNTGKPLSPKLLIMSLRDHAHAKAPYLLAGGGKDMEGNEKATPEQLANVPAAALAEAERPLIGTLEAASDSGFAAGGVIDPDVLWSCTTCGACVEQCPVDIEHIDHIVDMRRYQVMIESAFPSEAGTMLKNLEKKGNPWGLAKKQRVEWTKEVDFEVPIVGKDIEDLTEVDYLYWVGCAGALEDRAKKTTKAFAELLHMAGVKFAIMGGDEKCTGDSARRLGNEPLFQQLGQENVAMLNMAYGEDEEDPATRKPKSAKKIVATCPHCFNTIANEYPQLGGEFEVIHHTQLLQHLIDEGKLVPVTPVDGLITYHDPCYLGRHNKVYTPPREIMSAVPGLRQQEMHRHKERGFCCGAGGARMWMEERIGKRINNERVDEALSLNPDIVSTACPFCLVMLTDSVNGKKNDGKAKENLQVVDVAQLLLDSVKTPVDPAGTAETENAPEPEPVK, translated from the coding sequence ATGCAACTCGCCGCGATCATCGTGTCGCTGGTCCTAATCGCGGTCGGCGTAGCGCTGTTCGGCCGTGCCATCGTGCAGATCTACCGCTTCGTGCGCCTCGGCCAGAACGTGCCGGCCGGTACGCGCACGGGCGATCCCACGCAGCGCACGATCACCGTGGTCAAGGAATTCCTCGGCCATACGCGCATGAACAAGTGGGGCATCGTCGGCGTCGCGCACTGGTTCGTCGCCGTGGGCTTCTTCTCGCTGCTGCTGACGATCGTGAACGCCATCGGCCAGCTCTTCCAGGCCGACTGGATCCTGCCGGTCATCGGCGACTGGCCGCCGTACAACATGTTCGTCGAATTCCTCGGCACCATGACGACGCTCGGCATCCTCACGCTGATCGCCATCCGGCAGCTGAACCGGCCGGGGCGCCCGGGCCGCAAGTCCCGGTTCGCGGGCTCGAACACGGGACAGGCGTACTTCGTCGAGGCCGTCATCCTCATCGTCGGCGTCTGCATCTTCACTCTGCACGCCCTTGAGGGCGCCCAGCACCACGTCGACAGCTACGAGGCCTCGTTCTTCGTCTCGTACCCGGTCGTCGCCTGGTTCCGCGGCATGGACCTGTCCACGCTCCAGAACCTCACCTACTTCTTCGCCGGCCTGAAGATCGCGACGTCCTTCATCTGGATGATCACCGTCGCGCTCAAGACCGACATGGGCGTGGCCTGGCACCGCTTCCTGGCCTTCCCGAACATCTTCTTCAAGCGCGAGTCGGACGGCGGCGTCGCGCTCGGCGCGCTCCAGCCGATGGCCTCGAACGGCGTGCTGGTCGACTTCGAGGACCCGGGCGAGGACGACGTCTACGGCGTCTCCCAGATCGAGCACTTCTCCTGGAAGGGCATCCTCGACTTCTCCACCTGCACCGAGTGCGGCCGCTGCCAGTCGCAGTGCCCCGCCTGGAACACGGGCAAGCCGCTCTCCCCCAAGCTCCTGATCATGTCCCTGCGCGACCACGCGCACGCCAAGGCCCCGTACCTGCTGGCGGGCGGCGGCAAGGACATGGAGGGGAACGAGAAGGCGACTCCGGAGCAGCTGGCGAACGTCCCCGCGGCCGCCCTCGCGGAGGCGGAGCGCCCCCTGATCGGCACCCTCGAAGCTGCATCTGACAGCGGCTTCGCCGCGGGCGGCGTCATCGACCCGGACGTCCTGTGGTCCTGCACCACCTGTGGCGCCTGTGTCGAGCAGTGCCCGGTGGACATCGAGCACATCGACCACATCGTCGACATGCGCCGTTACCAGGTGATGATCGAGTCCGCGTTCCCGTCCGAGGCGGGCACGATGCTCAAGAACCTGGAGAAGAAGGGCAACCCCTGGGGCCTCGCCAAGAAGCAGCGCGTGGAGTGGACCAAGGAGGTCGACTTCGAGGTCCCGATCGTCGGCAAGGACATCGAGGACCTGACCGAGGTCGACTACCTGTACTGGGTCGGCTGCGCGGGCGCCCTGGAGGACCGGGCGAAGAAGACCACCAAGGCCTTCGCTGAGCTGCTGCACATGGCGGGCGTCAAGTTCGCGATCATGGGCGGCGACGAGAAGTGCACCGGTGACTCGGCCCGCCGCCTCGGAAACGAGCCGCTGTTCCAGCAGCTCGGCCAGGAGAACGTGGCCATGCTGAACATGGCGTACGGCGAGGACGAGGAGGACCCGGCGACTCGCAAGCCCAAGTCCGCGAAGAAGATCGTCGCGACCTGCCCGCACTGCTTCAACACGATCGCGAACGAATACCCGCAGCTGGGCGGCGAGTTCGAAGTCATCCACCACACCCAGCTGCTCCAGCACCTCATCGACGAGGGCAAGCTGGTCCCGGTCACCCCGGTGGACGGTCTGATCACCTACCACGACCCGTGCTACCTGGGCCGCCACAACAAGGTCTACACGCCCCCGCGCGAGATCATGTCGGCCGTCCCGGGCCTGCGCCAGCAGGAGATGCACCGCCACAAGGAGCGCGGCTTCTGCTGCGGCGCCGGCGGCGCGCGGATGTGGATGGAGGAGCGGATCGGCAAGCGCATCAACAACGAGCGCGTGGACGAAGCCCTCTCCCTCAACCCGGACATCGTCTCGACCGCCTGCCCGTTCTGCCTGGTCATGCTGACGGACTCCGTCAACGGCAAGAAGAACGATGGCAAGGCGAAGGAGAACCTCCAGGTCGTGGACGTGGCGCAGCTGCTCCTCGACTCGGTGAAGACGCCGGTGGACCCGGCCGGCACGGCCGAGACGGAGAACGCGCCGGAGCCCGAGCCGGTGAAGTAA